Part of the Sorghum bicolor cultivar BTx623 chromosome 1, Sorghum_bicolor_NCBIv3, whole genome shotgun sequence genome, TGATGATGTGATTGGTCTATTAATTTTCTTAGTGCAGAATATAGTGGCACTCCCTGCTTATTTTTGCATCTAGATCATTGCATTGAGATAGCTATCTTGTCTGCTTGCTACATATTCTGTCATTTGGATGCTTGGCCATCACTCATCACTTTGGTCAATCCATGAAGATACAGTTTTTTTTATGCTAGACAAGTGAGTGGCAAGTGCTCGTCGTTGTGGTTTGAAATATATCTTCTGTCAAAGTGCACTGTAACTAGGGATGAAATGGGATGGATATTTCCCGATATCCGTCTGTCCCGAAAGGGTTAAAGACCTACTTGGATAATCCGTTTATGAATCCGTACATTTAATATTCCTACCGTATTTGTATTTGAATACTCAAAGTTGGATTTCTGGTACATATATGTCATATAGATATCAATGTCCGATGCATCTGACACTATCcatctccaatcctagaaaagaACGACTTTACCATTCtcagaaaagaaataaaaaagaaaagaacgaCTATCCGTATTCACTATCTCTGATCCAGTTTCATCCCTAACAACTTAAGTTGCTTGGATTTCTTTCTGTTCTAAATGGATCAAAATATATCTTCTGCTACAGTGCACATCGCTGTGATTCTTGTGAACAACTCTTTTTTATGTTTTCGTTTGATCTTGTTCTGAAACCAAATTAAGGCTTTGTCATTGTCGTTCTGCAACTATTTGTTATTGGGATAGTAACTATTGATTCCTCACAAGCATTTGGCCGTGTCCGTTTGTATTTTTCTCATGGCATGTATGTAAGTATTTTTAGAtgtgggtgtgtgtgtgtgtgagttgGGTGTATACCCTCTCCCTTGTTTTTTCTCGTCATTCGAGAGAGATATTTCTCACAAGTTTCCCTGGATTCATTAAGGGTAATATTGAACTATCTGGTTCACAGGTAgctggagctgctgctgctgctggtttgCCCCTTGAAGAGGTAGCTGAACAAGCAAGGCATGCATCTAAGTTGGTTGGTACAATGGGAGTTGCTCTGTCAGTGTGTACACTGCCTGGTCAGGGGACCTCAGATCGTTTAGGTCCACATCAAATGGAGCTTGGCCTCGGAATTGTAAGTTTACTTCAACATATTTTTCTGTAAGGTCACAAATAAGTTGAAGGATTCAGGCTTTAGAGCTTTACTTAAGTATTTATATACTTGGAGATTATCTACTGTcataatattttccatttattcAAATTTCTAAGTAAACAGAAGGCTTATTATTGTCCTACAGTTTAAAGCATTTGCATGTACTTCAACTTTCTAATTCTATAGTACTTTTGTGTTTCTAGCACGGAGAGCCTGGTGCTGCTGTCATTGAACTTCAGCCTGTTGATGCAGTGGTGACTCGTGTTCTCAAGCAGATCTTGTCACCGGTATACTAGCTTTTGCCACTTGTCTTCCTGATTCTGCTAACCTTGCAGTTTCTTTCATCTTGTAAATTTTGAAGAAACAATATATGGAACACCAGTTTTAGTTTAACATAATTAGTGCTTCAAATCAAGTGATTTCTATATGGTTCATTCATTCACTTACTGATGCATGTATATATCACAGACTGTATTCTTGATCGAAATGCGTTTAAAAAGCACTTCAATGGAATTGCATTGACAGTTGATAACTGCTCCAGTTAATTCCTGAGCCAGATCTTGAGAAGGAACTTGTCGTATTTTTGTGCTATTACCCATCTATATTACGTTCGTGATTTAGTCAAGAAAAATTATTTCTCTTCCTGTCCAGTCCAGCCTTCTGCGATCATTCAATTCTTCATGTCACCTAATCTCTTCCGCTGGACCTAGTTACAGACATTGTTTTATTAGTCCTAGTTACAGGAATTCGACTTGCTGACCTAAACTGATGAGTGATGACTTCGCACTTAAAAAAGCAATGGTAGATATTTCATGTTATTAGTTAATTTATCTTTTAAAATTTTAGTTCAACTGGCTGTTAGAACTATTAAATGCGTTGTTAAAATGTACTTCTGCCCACTCTGACAGGAAACTCAGTATGTTCCTATTACAAGAGGCGACAGGGTCATTCTCCTTACTAATGGGTATATCACTATTAAATGTTGTTTTGTTGCATCTCCTTAGTAAATTGTCAACTTAGTATATAGGATTAGTAAATACTTTACTTTCTTCAGTCTGGAAGCAATAAATTTGAGTACTATGCAAATCATAGAATATGATTAAATCATTCAGCTAAAACATTCTTCTGGAAGAACATCATGTTTGACTAGATCGACATTGTCTTGAGCAATAGGACACAACTTGGTCTTTGGCCCATCTGTTCTGGGGCTCGACCTTGATGCCCTTGACTTCCTTATAGTAGCATTGGCATAAGATGTGCAGATAAAGGTACACTTATGCTTCTTTAGCaaacttttgtttggagatgaaGATCGACCGGCTGTAGAAGCAGAAAACATAAGATCTTCTACGAAAAGGACTTCAGATAAAATTTATGCATCACTCTGATCTTGAATCGGTGTGAGTTGTAATATGAAGTCTGGCAATGCtacctactccctccattccaaattgttggTCATTTTTGGTTTTGTCCTCAGTCAAACTTCtgtaactttgaccaaatttatagaaaaatacaaCAGCATCTACACCATCAAATTAGTTCCATAGATCCACCCCGTAATCGGCATGATAGCGAAGCGAGCTCCTTTACGAATACCAATGATTTcaggtcgtccgattaatcgcgatttaATCGTCCAGGTCGCTCCTAGGATTCGATTAGGAGATCCGACTCGATTAGTTCGACCAAAAAGctggtcgtccgattaatcgtcgattaatcatgattaatcggacgaccagGTAATATGCACGACCAGGCTTCTGTTTTTTTGGGCCTTTTCTAACTGGGACTGGGCTAATGGGCTTTAAGTTTTTGGCctgttagggtttagggtttagataGAATAGAGGGGCTGCAGGGGGATACCCCCGAAGGCAGCCGCAATCTAATGCAGAATTAGATTCAGCAATAGTAGTGGAGGAGGATGAAGGTTCTGCacctggaggtggaggtggagatgAAGATGGACATGGAGGCTTCGATTTCGTTAATGATTTGTTTGATTAGATGGAGTTTGGGACAGCAATATGGACCTCTGGACAGtgcagaaaagagaagaaaccaACTCCCACAAGTAATTCACTATCTAAACACTAATGTAGTCTTGATGCTGGCTTGATTGTGTATattatatagtatatatagTGGTATATATATAGGCATATATGCCCTGAAATGGCTAGACGACCAGGTGGACGACCAGGGTCTGGTCGACGATTAATCTCGATTAATCGCCTGGTCGGTCCTAGAGCGACCAGCTTCGACCAGTCGACCTGAAATCATTGACGAATACTACGAAGCGAGGCATGAAATACGCCTTTCTTTAACTTACCATGAAATATGTCTTGATAGAGCATTTATTTTGTATGGTAgatgttaatatatttttctataaacttgttGAAGTTAAATAAGTTTGACTTAGGCCAAAACAAAACAGACCTACAATTTGGAACAGAGCAGGCatttgctattctttcttcaaaTCAGGGTCtgagtttgtttgtttgttccaTATGCATCATACTGTTGCTTCCAAGCGTTTCAAGCGTTCCCTTGAGTTAATGGATTATGTAAATGAGTGCAACATGCATCTATGATTCCATTTAATTTACAGATTAGGTGCTACTCCTATCATGGAGTTGATGATTGCCACTAGAAAAACTGTGCGCAAGTTGCAACTGGAATATGATATTGCTACTGACAGAGTCTACACTGGATCTTTTATGACTTCACTTGACATGCAAGGTAGCATATATGTTTTTAAGTTTTTTCAATTTGTTTGAAGTATGAAAAAGAACAGCAGTCTGCTTGAGGAATAGGATAGCATGGAATGACTTTAACATCTTTTGGTAGGATTCTCAGTATACATCATTTTCTGTAGGGTTCTCAATATCCCTCATGAAGTCAGACACAACAATTTTgaagtgcctagatgcatctactAAAGCTCCTTGTTGGCCGGCTGGAACTGATGGTAATAAGTTTGCGTAGATAGTGACTTTATTTAGCATGATAACTTGGCCTCCTGTTTCCTGCGTGTTTGAGAAAAAGCTTGGCCTCCTGTTTCAGCTTTCAGTTTTGATCATAATTTACAAACAGAAGTGTTGCTCTTAGTTATGGAAATTCATGTTCTTGATTTAACATGTCTAAGGTGATTTGGAttgcttgtgttcttcatgCCTCTTCTGGATTACCCATGAAATAAGTATATTGTTTTGATATCCGTTACCATCATAACTTTTGCATGTTGAAAGTGTTGTAGCTATTAATATAAACAATACAAAAAGATACACATGAAAGAAATATAATATTTAAGCTTCTAATTTGTACTACTTGACTTTAACTTGATAAATGGAaggcatttttttaaaaattgcaTCAAAATTATTTGGATTGTTTTGAAGCATAAATTGAAACAAAAGGAATTTACTATGTCCTCTGAAATGCATCTTTGAATGTCTATTAACTTATCTCTTTTtttctaaaagaaaaaaaacttctTCTCTAgtccagattttgaattggtGAATGGTTACACAGTTAGATCACTTCTTATGTTACATTAATGAAAGAGCAttgttccaagcttcactaTATGCATACTCAAGAAAGTATTGACCCTTAAAGATAAATGCTACTTAATATTCGGGAGATTGGCAAAAACCTGCAAAAATTGCTGTTCCTGCACCACCATCATGTGGAATGAAGAGTGATAAGGTAGGATTTACATAATGATCACACTGGCTTTGCTATTTTCTCTGAAAGGAAGTCTATTTTTCCTTTCCTCCATAGATCTGTATACTTCCTTACTACTATATTCACTATTGAAAtactgcccctgctgagcttgcATGGATGATCTTTTCAAGAACATGATTTTATTGTCAACTCTTCTAGCAATGCACTTAATGTCCTCAAGCAACCAGTAGGTTCCAATCTGCTATCATGTTCCTAGTTGCTTCTGTTTTTTGCTAGCGCCACCCACTTCTAAGCCTATCAGTAACAAGACAGCAAGAGAACATGCACAGCTAGTATGATGGATGGGATCACTGTAGCACACGTAATCTAATGCAAATAGGATAAGAGAAATATTATTTTGTGCTTAATTAACAACTCGATGATAACATTACCTATTTTTTCCCACCAGAATGGTAGTGGAATGAGGTGCATCAAAACTGCAATACAGATTTAGAACAGATAAAAGTGAATTTGTTGacataaaattataaaatacaGAACTTGTGTTTTAAGTTGATTTCATACTTATGCTCATATTCTGTTGCCTTACAGATGCTTCAACGAAGTCGAGAGCTGACGAAACAGGTCTGCATTTTAGAGGCTTCCATTGAAGCAGGTGCTAAAGAAATAATCTGGATAAAGGATAGCTTAAATGAATGGGACAGTAAAGTTGGTGATGGTGACTGTGGGACAACAGTGAGTCAAACAAGCTAGGACTACTTTATGCTATTTCCTAGTTATAACCGCATAGCCTGTATAATGTAACCCTTTTTCTTTTCAGATGTATAGGGGGGCAATTGCTATACTTGAGGACATGAAAAAATGGTAATGGTTTGGGAAAACAGAAATCAGTTTTACATGCCAACCACTTTCTATGTTATACTGGTAAACCTTTATCATGGACTGACTTATGGCTTACACGCTGACTGGATAATTGTTTTGGACACTCAGTTACTTGATAGCAACAAACGTATTACATTTTGTGATTCATGTGTCAGTAATGTTTACTGCAATGGTTTAACTTTTTTATGATTTCATTTTGTAATGTGACCATGCATACATCTCTGGGTTTGTGTTTAGTCATACTCATAGTATCCCTCTTCTCAGCTACCCAATGAATGATGTCGCTGAAACAGTAAATGAGATTGGTGCCACAGTAAGACGAGTCATGGGAGGAACAACCGGGATCTTGTATGGCCACTCTCCTGAATTTGGTTTCGTTTGCAATTAGAAAAGTCTACCATACCTATCCTGGTTTTATATAGGTATGACATACTCTGTAAGGCTGCCTATGCAAGTTTAAAGGGCACGAAAACAGTAGAAGCAAAGCACTGtaagcaagatctcatatacTTGCTGATTCTCTTCCATATCCCATATAAGTCATACAAGGGGATGTTTTACTTCTAGGGGCTCATGCTTTACAATCATCTATTGGTGCCATAAGCAAATATGGTGGTGCTCTTGAAGGGTATCGAACCATGCTTGATGC contains:
- the LOC8063366 gene encoding putative 3,4-dihydroxy-2-butanone kinase, with amino-acid sequence MAACGKKLINDPKDVVTQFIEGLVETYPGLQYLDGFPEVKVVLRSDVEVGTYDKVAVICGGGSGHEPAHGGFVGQGMLTAAVSGDVFTSPPVNSILAAIQAVTGPKGCLLVVTNYTGDRLNFGLAAEEAKSEGYKVEMVIVGDDCALSPTQGIAGRRGLAGTILVNKVAGAAAAAGLPLEEVAEQARHASKLVGTMGVALSVCTLPGQGTSDRLGPHQMELGLGIHGEPGAAVIELQPVDAVVTRVLKQILSPETQYVPITRGDRVILLTNGLGATPIMELMIATRKTVRKLQLEYDIATDRVYTGSFMTSLDMQGFSISLMKSDTTILKCLDASTKAPCWPAGTDDWQKPAKIAVPAPPSCGMKSDKMLQRSRELTKQVCILEASIEAGAKEIIWIKDSLNEWDSKVGDGDCGTTMYRGAIAILEDMKKCYPMNDVAETVNEIGATVRRVMGGTTGILYDILCKAAYASLKGTKTVEAKHWAHALQSSIGAISKYGGALEGYRTMLDALIPASKVLRERLEAGDDPLDAFIVSSEAALTGAESTRHMQAQAGRSSYIAADKLASAPDPGAMAAAAWYRAAALSLKNMSCHSDP